In Cololabis saira isolate AMF1-May2022 chromosome 4, fColSai1.1, whole genome shotgun sequence, one DNA window encodes the following:
- the LOC133442253 gene encoding uncharacterized protein LOC133442253 isoform X1, with product MRRAIQYLGVCEPFLSSAVTEPFPSPPQMAPVPSPVWLLTVYGYDILTRLEEYKGRITSTFGSILKMDSTKKVTKKLAGTATDTAAWVTNVGNEHGQVLISVLTCSEGLMRRYRLAEVPPPQIIYVDRDCCNRDGVSKTAASFSEWTQLVVRLDIWHLMRRFASGVTTESHELYPTFMRQLSYCIFQVDPEDARRLIRAKRSDLEGRGEVAHQGGVEAPLSAQDAWGQGHGAPHPGPPGHLRRTRRTQHPEHPAPGRSPHPRHLEYAEVPPQLHIGPPPCPAVHPDRHADQRGGQSPSLPLRQGLRLPGVFPPPPPPVHPRYVPARISACPETGRGPGGSQESPGARRETGRQTHRSGNACQSRTSGESSTRPDTRTDGPRGGSRQQRGRTLPVLARKVSSGEFHFKQLWCFCCRLPYSVSPPLSSGTGSLS from the exons ATGCGGAGAGCGATCCAGTACCTCGGCGTCTGCGAGCCGTTCCTGTCCTCCGCCGTGACGGAGCCGTTCCCGTCACCGCCCCAGATGGCACCCGTGCCATCGCCCGTCTGGCTGTTGACGGTGTACGGCTACGATATCCTGACACGGCTGGAGGAGTACAAGGGCAGGATCACGTCCACCTTCGGGTCCATTTTGAAGATGGACTCGACTAAGAAG GTGACGAAGAAGCTCGCGGGTACCGCCACTGACACGGCCGCCTGGGTTACCAACGTGGGTAACGAGCACGGGCAGGTCCTCATCAGCGTCCTCACCTGCTCCGAGGGATTGATGAGGCGGTACCGACTCGCCGAGGTTCCTCCCCCCCAGATCATTTACGTGGACCGCGACTGCTGCAACAGAGACGGCGTGTCAAAGACAGCTGCTTCATTTTCG GAGTGGACGCAGCTCGTGGTCCGCCTGGACATCTGGCACCTGATGCGCCGCTTCGCGTCGGGTGTCACCACCGAGAGCCACGAGCTGTACCCCACCTTCATGAGGCAGCTGTCTTACTGCATCTTCCAGGTGGACCCCGAAGACGCCCGCCGTCTCATCAGGGCAAAGCGGTCAGATCTGGAGGGGAGAGGCGAGGTGGCTCACCAGGGAGGAGTGGAGGCTCCACTGTCGGCGCAGGACGCGTGGGGCCAAGGACACGGCGCTCCTCATCCAGGACCTCCTGGACACCTTCGGCGGACCCGCAGGACGCAACACCCTGAACATCCCGCTCCTGGACGCTCTCCGCATCCAAGACATCTGGAGTACGCAGAGGTGCCACCTCAGCTGCATATAGGACCCCCCCCGTGTCCAGCTGTACACCCAGACCGGCACGCTGACCAAAGGGGGGGTCAATCTCCCAGTTTACCGCTGCGCCAGGGGCTCCGCCTCCCTGGGGTctttccacctccacctccaccggtTCATCCCAGGTACGTGCCAGCCAGGATTTCAGCATGTCCTGAAACCGGCCGGGGCCCTGGTGGAAGCCAGGAGTCTCCAGGGGCTCGGAGAGAGACGGGTAGACAGACTCACCGCTCTGGCAACGCCTGCCAGAGCAGGACAAGCGGAGAGTCGTCTACCCGTCCAGACACCAGGACAGACGGTCCAAGGGGCGGTTCAAGGCAGCAACGGGGAAGAACACTTCCTGTCCTGGCAAGGAAAGTCTCCAGCGGTGAGTTTCACTTCAAACAGCTCTGGTGCTTCTGTTGCCGTCTGCCGTATTCTGTCTCACCTCCACTGTCTTCAGGCACAGGCTCTTTGAGCTGA
- the LOC133442253 gene encoding uncharacterized protein LOC133442253 isoform X2 translates to MRRAIQYLGVCEPFLSSAVTEPFPSPPQMAPVPSPVWLLTVYGYDILTRLEEYKGRITSTFGSILKMDSTKKVTKKLAGTATDTAAWVTNVGNEHGQVLISVLTCSEGLMRRYRLAEVPPPQIIYVDRDCCNRDGVSKTAASFSEWTQLVVRLDIWHLMRRFASGVTTESHELYPTFMRQLSYCIFQVDPEDARRLIRAKRSDLEGRGEVAHQGGVEAPLSAQDAWGQGHGAPHPGPPGHLRRTRRTQHPEHPAPGRSPHPRHLEYAEVPPQLHIGPPPCPAVHPDRHADQRGGQSPSLPLRQGLRLPGVFPPPPPPVHPRYVPARISACPETGRGPGGSQESPGARRETGRQTHRSGNACQSRTSGESSTRPDTRTDGPRGGSRQQRGRTLPVLARKVSSGTGSLS, encoded by the exons ATGCGGAGAGCGATCCAGTACCTCGGCGTCTGCGAGCCGTTCCTGTCCTCCGCCGTGACGGAGCCGTTCCCGTCACCGCCCCAGATGGCACCCGTGCCATCGCCCGTCTGGCTGTTGACGGTGTACGGCTACGATATCCTGACACGGCTGGAGGAGTACAAGGGCAGGATCACGTCCACCTTCGGGTCCATTTTGAAGATGGACTCGACTAAGAAG GTGACGAAGAAGCTCGCGGGTACCGCCACTGACACGGCCGCCTGGGTTACCAACGTGGGTAACGAGCACGGGCAGGTCCTCATCAGCGTCCTCACCTGCTCCGAGGGATTGATGAGGCGGTACCGACTCGCCGAGGTTCCTCCCCCCCAGATCATTTACGTGGACCGCGACTGCTGCAACAGAGACGGCGTGTCAAAGACAGCTGCTTCATTTTCG GAGTGGACGCAGCTCGTGGTCCGCCTGGACATCTGGCACCTGATGCGCCGCTTCGCGTCGGGTGTCACCACCGAGAGCCACGAGCTGTACCCCACCTTCATGAGGCAGCTGTCTTACTGCATCTTCCAGGTGGACCCCGAAGACGCCCGCCGTCTCATCAGGGCAAAGCGGTCAGATCTGGAGGGGAGAGGCGAGGTGGCTCACCAGGGAGGAGTGGAGGCTCCACTGTCGGCGCAGGACGCGTGGGGCCAAGGACACGGCGCTCCTCATCCAGGACCTCCTGGACACCTTCGGCGGACCCGCAGGACGCAACACCCTGAACATCCCGCTCCTGGACGCTCTCCGCATCCAAGACATCTGGAGTACGCAGAGGTGCCACCTCAGCTGCATATAGGACCCCCCCCGTGTCCAGCTGTACACCCAGACCGGCACGCTGACCAAAGGGGGGGTCAATCTCCCAGTTTACCGCTGCGCCAGGGGCTCCGCCTCCCTGGGGTctttccacctccacctccaccggtTCATCCCAGGTACGTGCCAGCCAGGATTTCAGCATGTCCTGAAACCGGCCGGGGCCCTGGTGGAAGCCAGGAGTCTCCAGGGGCTCGGAGAGAGACGGGTAGACAGACTCACCGCTCTGGCAACGCCTGCCAGAGCAGGACAAGCGGAGAGTCGTCTACCCGTCCAGACACCAGGACAGACGGTCCAAGGGGCGGTTCAAGGCAGCAACGGGGAAGAACACTTCCTGTCCTGGCAAGGAAAGTCTCCAGCG GCACAGGCTCTTTGAGCTGA